The DNA segment CCAGGCGCTGGGCCAGCACTTCCTCTATGCGAACCTCGCACATGCGCAGACCAAGCAGGACGTCCTGGAACTCATCGCCAGCCAGTTCATGTTCCCGGCGCACTTCGGCAAGAATTTCGATGCGCTGTACGACTGCATGACGGATCCCTTGCATAAATCGGGCCCGCAGCCCGGCTTCATCGTGGTGCTGGAGCAGATCCCCACGACCGTGAAGTTCGACAAGGAAGCGCGCGAGCAGCTGCTGGACATCTTCCGCGAAGCGGCGGACTACTGGGGCGACCGCAAGATCGCTTTCCGGTGCTTCTATTCTTTTCTGTAGCCCGTTCTGCATCCAACAGCCAGGCAGAACGGGCGAACGAGGCTAAAGAAGCTGCCGCGGAGCCCATCCAGATCGCTCTGGCCTCAGGCGCCGAGAAGATGCCTACCGACAAGCTCGTGGACGTCTCTCCTCTGGCACTGCGCATGAGCAGCCCGTTCAATGCGGGTTACTGGCTCGCGGCGGCCTGATTCGGTACATCCCCCTGAGGCGCTGACGCGCCTTCCCCCTTCTCTCTACGCGCTTCGCGCTACGGGAAGGGGGACGACACCAGCGCGGCGGGGCGGCCCTTGCGTGGTGTCTCTGGCCTGGGCCGCGCCGGTTTCCAAGCGCAGTGACAACACCTTGCTGCGGGGTAACTAGAACAGGACTTCAAGCGCAGGCTTGCGCCAGGGCCACGTAGTCGGCCACGGGGACTTCCTCGGCGCGGCGCTGGGTGTCGAAGGTGCCGGTGAACTGGCGTGCCTCGAGCCAGCGGCCGAGGGTGTGGCGCAGCAGCTTGCGGCGCTGGCTGAAGGCCACCTGCACGAGTTCCTCGAGCAGCCGGGGCGCGACCGGTGCGGGGGTGGCATGGGGCACCATGCGCACGACGGCGCTGTCCACGCGCGGGGGCGGGTCGAAGCTCTCGGGCGGCACGAAGAGCACGTCTTCCATGGCGTAGCGCCACTGCAGCATCACCGACAGGCGGCCGTAGTCGCTGGTGGCGGGTTGCGCCACCATCCGGTCGATGACCTCCTTCTGCAGCATGAAGTGCTGGTCCTCGACGACATCCACGTGCTCGAGCAGATGGAAAAGGATCGGGGTGGAGATGTTGTAGGGCAGGTTGCCCACGATCCGGATGCGGGGCGTTC comes from the Paracidovorax avenae ATCC 19860 genome and includes:
- a CDS encoding barstar family protein, with product MEMPLRTDQDNPLRGVRPNIVQSIRAFRVQDLQASAQALGQHFLYANLAHAQTKQDVLELIASQFMFPAHFGKNFDALYDCMTDPLHKSGPQPGFIVVLEQIPTTVKFDKEAREQLLDIFREAADYWGDRKIAFRCFYSFL
- the rsmA gene encoding 16S rRNA (adenine(1518)-N(6)/adenine(1519)-N(6))-dimethyltransferase RsmA; this translates as MKHIPRKRFGQHFLADQAIIDAIVRAIAPAPGQPMVEIGPGLAALTQPLVERLGRLTVVELDRDLAQRLRGHGQLDVIESDVLKVDFTAVAANLGTPRIRIVGNLPYNISTPILFHLLEHVDVVEDQHFMLQKEVIDRMVAQPATSDYGRLSVMLQWRYAMEDVLFVPPESFDPPPRVDSAVVRMVPHATPAPVAPRLLEELVQVAFSQRRKLLRHTLGRWLEARQFTGTFDTQRRAEEVPVADYVALAQACA